The genomic window CTGCTGGGAGCGGCCACCCGGATCGCCGAGCTGGTGGACCGCTGCCCGCAGCTGTCGGTGGTGGTGACCTCCCGGGCGCCCCTGCGCGTCGGCGGGGAGGTCGAGCACCGCGTCGACCCGCTGCCGCCCGCTGCGGCGCGGGAGCTGTTCGTCACCCGCGCCGCAGCCGTCGCGCCCGGGTTCGTCCTCGACGAGCGGACCACCCCGGCCGTCGACGCCGTCTGCCGGGCCGTCTCGGGGATCCCGCTGGCCCTCGAGCTGGCCGCCGCGCGGGTCCGCGTGCTGGACGTCGAGGACCTCCTGCAGCGCCTCGACCAGGCCCTGGCCGACGGCCCGCGCGACCTGCCCGAGCGCCAGCGCAGCGTCCGCGCCACGCTGGAGTGGAGCTACGGCCTCCTCGACGCCGACAGCCGGGGCCTGTTCCGCCGGCTGGGCGTCTTCACCGGCGGGTGGACCCTCGACGTGCTCGAGGACGTCGAGGGTCCCGACGTCCTGACCCCGCTGCAGCGCCTCGTCGAGCACTCGCTGGTCACGGTGGACTTCTCCGGCGTCGCGCAGGGGCTGCCGGCGCGCTACGGCGTGCTCGAGCCGACGCTGCAGCACGCCCGCCGGCTGCTGGCCCACCCCGAGCACGCGGCCGAGCGCGAGGCCGCCGCCCGCGCGCACGCGCAGGCCCTCACCCGGCTCGCCGAACGGGCCGCCACCGCCTACCGGGGCGCGGACCAGGTCCGGTGGCTGGCTCGCATGGACCTCGAGCACCCCAACGTCCTCGCCGCGCTGGAGTGGGCGCGCGCGGCGGGCGAGGCCGACCTCGGCGGGCGGCTGGTGTGGGCCAGCTGGCTCCACTGGTGGCTGCGGGGGCAGCTGCGCACCGGGCGGCGCTGGGCGGAGGCGCTGGCCGCACCGGCCGGAGCGACCCCGACGCTCGCGACGGTGCACGCCCGGCTGGCGGCCGCTGCCATGGCGTTCGCGCAGGGGGACGAGGCCGCGTCCCGGGCCGGCTGGCGGGAGGCCCTGGACGGGATCGAGCGGGTGCGCGGGTGCTCGGACCTGGAACGGCAGGAGGTGCGGGCCCAGGGCGAGGCCGGGCTGGGGATCACCGCCCTGGTCGAGGGGGACACCGCCACCGCGGCCCGTCAGCACCGCCGGGCCGTCGAGCTGGCGGCGCCGCTGCCCGCGGACACCTGGGGGCCGTGGATCGTGCGGCTGAACCTCGTCTGGGGCGCGACCGCGGCCTGGCGCGAGGGCCGGTCGAGCGAGGCCCGAACCGACCTGGAGGCCGCGCTCGGCCTGGCGCGCGGCGTCGGCGACCGGCTCGCGACCTACATGGCCCTGTACAACCTGGCCCTCGTCGAGCGCGACGTCGACCCGGGCCGCGCCGCCCGGACCCTCCTGGAGGGGGTGCGGCTGTCCGAGCAGATGCGGGACCTGGCCAACCTGTCGTACTTCCTGGAGTCCCTCGTCGTGCTGCTGGCGCCCGGCGGCGACGTCGCCGCGGCCCGGGCGCTGGCGACCCTCGCCGCCGTGGCCGGGGCCGCCCGCGAAACGGTGGGCTTCGAGGTGTACCGCTACTACCCGCGGGACGCGGCGGCCGCCCGCGCGGCCGTCGAGTCGGTGCGGGCGAGGCTGACCGCGCACCAGCTGCAGCAGGCCACCGCCCGCGGGGAGGCGGCGTCGCTGGCCGAGGCGGTGGCGCTGGCGACGGAGGTCGTCGCCTCGACGCTCACGCCGGGGCCGCCAGCTGCGCCCACTGCGACCAGCTGACGTCCACGCCCACGTACCGGGGCCGGCGGAACGGCCACTCCCGGGCCACCCAGCCGGGCAGCACGCTGCGCAGCTCCTCCTCCAGCGCCGTCCCGGCCGGTGCGGTGACCGTCCACCAGGACACGTCGACGTCGGCGGCACCCGTCCCGCCCCGCGGGGGGTCCAGGTAGACGCAGCCGACCAGGGTGTCCTCCGGCTCGTCGAGCACGCCGTAGGTGAACGAGACGTGCTCAGCGGTCTCGCGCTCCTGGCGTTCGAGGTCCCGGCGGTCGGACTCGGCGTCCAGGTCGGCGGGCGGCCAGCCCCACGCCGCCCCGAAGCGCCGCCACAGCGCGGCCCGCGAACCGAGGACGGCGGGCAGGTCGAGGCCGACGTCCACCGCGCGCAGGGGGCGCAGGTGGAACCCGCTGTCGAGCTCGAGGTGCGGCGGGTGGGTGAACCAGGGCGGCAGCCACGCGGCGGCCTGGGGCGGGGTGCTCATGCCCCCACGGTGGCGGGCCCGCCTTGCTGGTCCCTTGCCGCGCGGCCCGGGGGCACCGCGCGGCCCGGGGGTGGCGGCCCACCCCCGGGCGGTCGCCTCAGCGCGCGTCGCGCTCCTGGGCCCGCAGGGCGCGGGCCACCCCGTCGCGGTTCTCCAGCACCAGCCGGCGCAACGCCGGCGGGGCGTCGGTCTCGGCCGCCAGCCACGCGTCGGTCCGCTCCACCAGCGCCGCGTCGGCGAGGTCGATCGGGTAGAGCCCCGTGACGATCTGCTGGGCCATCTCGTTGGTGCGCTCGGCCCAGACCGTGCGCAGGGCGGCGAAGTACGGCTCGACGAACGGGCGCAGCAGCGCCTCGTCGTGCACCCGGCCGAACCCGGCGATGACCGAGGCCTGCACGGCGTTCGGCAGGTCGCCCTTCTCCACGACGTCCGCCCACGCCCGCTGCTTGGCCTCGGGGGTCGGCACGGCCGCCCGGGCCGCCGCGGCCGAGCGCTGACCCGTCGCCGTGGCGTCGCGGGCCAGTTCGGCGTCGATCGCGTCGGCGCCCAGCGCACCCCCGGCCACGAGCGAGGTCAGCAGGACCCAGCGCATGTCCGCGTCGACCTCGAGCCCCTCGATGACGCCCGAGCCGTCGTAGAGCCCGGACACCACCGCGAGGTGCTCGGCGCTGCGGGCGAACGCGGCGAAGGACCGCGCGAACTGCAGCTGCGTGTCGCTGCCCGGTGCGGCCGCGCGCAGCAGCTCCAGCAGCGTCGCGGCGGTCCGCGCCCGGACCTGCTCGCGGTGGGCGGGGGCGGTGTACAGCTCGACCGTCGTCGTCAGCTGGCGCAGCAGGACGAGGGCGACCGTCGAGTCCGCCCGCGCCGCGTCACCCGGCAGCAGCCGCGTCAGCAGCAGGTCGACGTAGTCGCGGGCGGGCGACTCCCCGTCGCGCGTCATGTCCCACAGCGCGGCCGCGACCAGGGAGCGGGGCAGGGAGTCGCGGAAGGCGTCGAGGTGCTGCAGCGCCGTGGCGAGCGAGGCGTCGTCGAGCCGGATCTTGGCGTAGGCCAGGTCGTCGTCGTTGACCAGCAGCAGGTCGGGACGCTTGCGGCCCACGAGCTGCGGCAGGTCGGTGCTCGGCCCGGCCGCGTCGAGCTCGAGGCGGTCGGTCCGCTCGAAGCTGCCGTCCACCAGGTCGTAGCTGCCGATCGCGATGCGGTGGGCCCGCAGGTGCGGGTGCTCGGCCGGGGCCTCCTGCAGCAGCGAGGCCGCGGTGATCGTGCCGTCGGCGTCGACCTCCACGACCGGGCGCAGCGTCGCCACGCCCGCGGTCTCCAGCCACTCGCGCGACCACGCCGACAGGTCGCGGCCGGAGGTGGTCTCGAGCTCGCGCAGCAGGTCCACCAGCTCGGTGTTGCCGTAGGCGTGCCGCGCGAAGTACGCGCGGACCCCGGAGAGGAACTCCTCGCGGCCGACGTAGGCGACGAGCTGCTTGAGGACGCTGGCGCCCTTGGCGTAGGTGATGCCGTCGAAGTTCACCTCGACGTCCTCGAGGTCGTTGATCTCGGCGACGATCGGGTGCGTCGTGGGCAGCTGGTCCTGCCGGTAGGCCCACGACTTCTCCAGGGAGTTGAAGGTCGTCCAGGACCCCTTCCACTCCGTGGCCTCGGCCGCGGCCAGGGTGGAGGCGAACTCCGCGAAGGACTCGTTGAGCCACAGGTCGTTCCACCAGCGCATGGTCACGAGGTCGCC from Kineococcus rhizosphaerae includes these protein-coding regions:
- the pepN gene encoding aminopeptidase N — its product is MPGENLTREEARTRAELVQVEHYDVDLDLTTGPETFRSTTTVRFSATAGASTFVDLISARVHEVVLNGTALDVAAVDDGVRIQLDGLAAENELLVVADCRYMNTGEGLHRFVDPVDDEVYLYSQFEVADSRRVYAVFEQPDLKAEFSFTVTAPAHWRVVSNSPVAGRHPVEAGTRWTFEKTPRLSSYVTAIIAGPYEGSEDSLVSADGRTIPLGVYCRKSLVQHLDAHNVVAATKQGFEFFEREFDRPYPFAKYDQVFVPEFNAGAMENAGAVTFVESYVFRSKVPQATVERRVVTVLHELAHMWFGDLVTMRWWNDLWLNESFAEFASTLAAAEATEWKGSWTTFNSLEKSWAYRQDQLPTTHPIVAEINDLEDVEVNFDGITYAKGASVLKQLVAYVGREEFLSGVRAYFARHAYGNTELVDLLRELETTSGRDLSAWSREWLETAGVATLRPVVEVDADGTITAASLLQEAPAEHPHLRAHRIAIGSYDLVDGSFERTDRLELDAAGPSTDLPQLVGRKRPDLLLVNDDDLAYAKIRLDDASLATALQHLDAFRDSLPRSLVAAALWDMTRDGESPARDYVDLLLTRLLPGDAARADSTVALVLLRQLTTTVELYTAPAHREQVRARTAATLLELLRAAAPGSDTQLQFARSFAAFARSAEHLAVVSGLYDGSGVIEGLEVDADMRWVLLTSLVAGGALGADAIDAELARDATATGQRSAAAARAAVPTPEAKQRAWADVVEKGDLPNAVQASVIAGFGRVHDEALLRPFVEPYFAALRTVWAERTNEMAQQIVTGLYPIDLADAALVERTDAWLAAETDAPPALRRLVLENRDGVARALRAQERDAR
- a CDS encoding GNAT family N-acetyltransferase — its product is MSTPPQAAAWLPPWFTHPPHLELDSGFHLRPLRAVDVGLDLPAVLGSRAALWRRFGAAWGWPPADLDAESDRRDLERQERETAEHVSFTYGVLDEPEDTLVGCVYLDPPRGGTGAADVDVSWWTVTAPAGTALEEELRSVLPGWVAREWPFRRPRYVGVDVSWSQWAQLAAPA
- a CDS encoding AfsR/SARP family transcriptional regulator; translated protein: MGGRTTAGRERGDDLRDGPGPAPEDVEVRVLGTVDVLVGGRPVPLSPSQRTLLAALTLDAGRVVDVDVLTDRLWGPDGPRPAASTMHSSVSRLRRAMAPAGARVLRTRAPGYQLDLTGGSDAAGFERDLARAHADPDPAGAHRAVTAALARWRGPAYADVGADFARDEARRLEGRRLEALELRARLDLAVGRHREVLADLADLVAQHPLHEDLRASLALALYRSSRQAEALAVLDAGRRVLAEELGIDPGPSLRRLREQVLRQDHALDAPAAAPAAAPAAAPAAAPAAVPVPAAGGVPDARTSLVGRDAEVAALGAVVRSARLVTLTGTGGVGKTRLAGAVLETLRAHHDGAWFVPLATLTHPGAVLPAVARAVGLPTATDADGLDDVVDRLAQGRNLLVLDNCEHLLGAATRIAELVDRCPQLSVVVTSRAPLRVGGEVEHRVDPLPPAAARELFVTRAAAVAPGFVLDERTTPAVDAVCRAVSGIPLALELAAARVRVLDVEDLLQRLDQALADGPRDLPERQRSVRATLEWSYGLLDADSRGLFRRLGVFTGGWTLDVLEDVEGPDVLTPLQRLVEHSLVTVDFSGVAQGLPARYGVLEPTLQHARRLLAHPEHAAEREAAARAHAQALTRLAERAATAYRGADQVRWLARMDLEHPNVLAALEWARAAGEADLGGRLVWASWLHWWLRGQLRTGRRWAEALAAPAGATPTLATVHARLAAAAMAFAQGDEAASRAGWREALDGIERVRGCSDLERQEVRAQGEAGLGITALVEGDTATAARQHRRAVELAAPLPADTWGPWIVRLNLVWGATAAWREGRSSEARTDLEAALGLARGVGDRLATYMALYNLALVERDVDPGRAARTLLEGVRLSEQMRDLANLSYFLESLVVLLAPGGDVAAARALATLAAVAGAARETVGFEVYRYYPRDAAAARAAVESVRARLTAHQLQQATARGEAASLAEAVALATEVVASTLTPGPPAAPTATS